The following is a genomic window from Plasmodium yoelii strain 17X genome assembly, chromosome: 12.
GGTAATATATCTTTCTATTTTTGTGTGCATTTCAGGAGACAACCCATTTGTTCTTGGCTTGTTGTTAATATGTTCATTTTGTTCAGAATATTTatgaacatttttttttttattctcaaTATTATTTGTAATAGAATATGGTTTTTCTGattgaattatattaaatatataactgtctaaaaatgtatttaatttattactaGGAATTATTAACCAGGTCAATGGTGTGTCTTctaattcattattttcattttcaataaattgataattataattttttgaaaaaaatatattaaataattttgtaatgacataatttttattatttaaaaatttatgaaatttgtttttaattttttcattttttataaataataatttattttgtattgtgaatttatttcttttaccgaatatttcatatatgtTATTTGTTCTTTTTCCATTTTGTATGAGTggttgtatttttttattatatctatTATGGGACAAactttttgttatatttatattacacacacaaaaaaaaaaaaaaaaaaaaaaaaagcttttatacaaatataaaatcatAGCAAcattctcttttttttttcgttttatttatttttgtctaAAATATAGTTtcaaatatgtattataaatatgttgcttatttatttatttaagatcatttttcttttcacaattttgtttattatcaTTCATCAACAATTAGCTAATTTTAGGAAGCttaatgattttttatttttttattttataaaattagcAAATATATTCTAAAGAATTATTTATGTGAGCATTCCATAtcttaatttatatattcatatcatttataattcatagtattttttttcctttttaaaattatattactcAATTTAGTCATATACAAAAGGCTTAAGGGGTGAATACAATTGAATGAACATTTggtttaacaaaaataataatagattaaaataaaaataaatatataaatatttatttagcctttattttatatgtatataatataccttatatttttctcacattttttttatgtcatACAGCAAGAAAGGAATTATAGCGAATTACACAACATATGCTTAGAGTGAGCAAAAGGGAGGCAAAATTTGCTCCATTtcagaaaaatatttatttaaaaaaaaataagaaaataaGCAAgctataacattttttttgtatattttttgtttattttttgtttatttttttgtttatttttttgtttatttttttgtttattttttttgtttattttttttttcacaaataattaacaaatttgtattttccagctatatttataaaataataaaatatactataataataaaccCGGTTTTGTTAGGGCAATTGTCTGTgcttattttgtatatttatttggtatttattttgtatatactaTTTATTTCCATTTGCTACTTGAGTTACGCACTATGGCTTTATAGGATATGGCCCTCCCCCCCTGGATTAATTTTTTCACCTAACGGGCATATTATTAcgcatatacataaatatatataataatatatatattacatttttgaTATCAAAGGATATAATGCATATAAAACATGTATGTAATATTATGGTTATTCctctataatattttttcctaGCTTTTcctctttatatatatatatatatatgcataaaaataattaaacttTTTTCTTGTTTTTGAAactaattattataaaaatatatggcaCCATTTTTCCCgctataataaaaaaacttaTGTTTTTTATGATTAAGATATTTCAAATGttgatattatatacatgcatatatacataatacaatttttattatagatattatataatatgtaaaaTACATTCTATGTTAGCACTtgaatatcataaaattatatgctATATGTTTTaagcacaaaaaaaaaaggaacatATATTACATTCCAATTTTCAACAagaaatattcaaaaaaaatcattaataatttatatacaatatttaaaaaaaaaaaaaaaaaaaaaaaaataataataataataataataaaatagggAAAAAATAACTGTTTAAaaagcatatttttttatatttaaaattttaaaaaatatttaaacgattttaagaaattaaataaaaatgccAAAAAGCTATAGAAACTATTCAAAAACTGCAAGGAATCCAAAACGTCCCTTTGAAAAggtaaacaaaaaaaatgaaaaaaaatgaaaaaaaatgggaaaaaaataaaactgaAATAGTTGAAACAGTTGAATATCTGAATAGCTGAATAGCTAAAATAGCCGAAATAAAACTGAAAAATACGAACGGCAAAATACGAAATAAAGAACGAATTGACTAAGGGAAAGAGGATGGGTATATTCTGCCCATTTAGATTACCCtcattatattcatatatctAACTATGTGGTTGTATAGATACTTTCCTAATTATTGTTGGGTTCCCCTTTGATACccacatattttattattaactttttataaaatcTATAACACATTAACGatataaaattacaaaaaataaaatatatgtttatatttccCAATTGagaatatacaatttttattaatattttaaaactcaaaatttttttgattttatttttttcgatttaTAGGAACGTTTAGATCAAGAGTTAAAATTAATTGGAGAATATGGTTTAAAAAACAAGAGAGAAATATGGAGGTAATAATTTTGCATATCCAAATGggcaatatatatatatgtatatgtcgACCTGCTCGGTGCATGTTATGTTGTTATAGCTTTGGCTTTGTTGCTTTGGCTTTGTTGCTTTGGTTTGTTGCTTTGGCTTTGTTGCTTTGGTTTGTTGCTTTGGCTTTGTTGCTTTGGTTTTGTTGCTTTGGCATGTTGCCTTGGTTTGCTTctacaatattttaatttgtttccCCTTTTTATTACTTTGCAGAGTGCAATATTTATTAGCAAAAATCAGATCCGCAGCAagatatttattaacattagATGAAAAGAGCCCAAAAAGAATATTTCAAGGTGAAGCATTATTAAGAAGAATGGTACGTCAAGGATTACTTggtgaaaatgaagaaaaattaGATTATGTTTTAGGTTTAACATTACCTAAATTATTAGAAAGAAGATTGCAAACAAAAGTATTCAAATTAGGTTTAGCAAAATCTGTACATCATGCTAGAGTATTAATAAGACAACGACATATTCGAGTTGGCAAACAAATGGTCGATATTCCATCATTTCTAGTTCGTATAGATTCTGAAAAACATATCGATTTTGCAACTGCTTCACCATTTGGTGGTTCAAGACCTGGTCGAGTTAAGAGAAAAACATTAAGAAATCAAAAAGAAAAAGCTGAAGGAGATGATAATTAATAAGCACATTTGCACACACACATACAtgcatgtatatgtatatatattatgaacaaATCGTGTGAACTATCatgtgtatattattttgttattatgcTGTTCCTTGTATGTATTATCTACGTATTTGTGATAATGCACTATTTCAGTATCATATATGTGAAaagttaatatttaaatcaaTGAATTGGTCggaatttgtatatatatatatatatacatatagatAGATATGGATATATTgtctatataattattagttTGCCAACGGCTGGGCttgttatattaaatatgacATTTTATCGATACTGTGTGTGCATACAAACCTATACGTacatatgtttatttattttttaattaacataattttgcagtgaataataaaaaaatttttaattataagtaataaataagagaaaaattgtattaaaaaaaaaaaataaataaatcacTATTCTTAGTCCTAACatattgaaatatattatatacatgtgtAGATATTTATGACAAAAATTGtcaattaattaaatttgtGTTAAAgggaaataaaattttttatacattttaattattatttcaaaaaaagcgaaaaaaaatatatatttttaattgtcATTTAGtagtaaaaattaatatgacaattcaaaattttctttttttacgACATCCACATATAGTATATCATTTGTGTATAGTCttagcttttttttttttttttaatttcttaacaatttaaattaaaaaaatatatattacacattattatattttactttGGAAAAAAATCTTTAAATAGATATATGTAGGTTTTAATAAAGGATGAAATAGAATATTTACTAACTtatgaataattttatttgactcttatttttaaaatgatatagagaaaaatcatatttatatattaaagatttttttttttttttttttttttttttttttttgtttcattgttgtgttatatatattattaataagtTTGAATAaattgaattaaaaaatataataaatttattatagttacataaaataaattatttaattggacatattttattgcgtcttataaaatatatgatgatatattttaggGGGGGGTTTAAATTATGTGATTATATGaacatataattatttcgggaaaaaaaaatatacaaactCTCTTATTTtatagtattattttttttatatatttctatattaatttttttattgtatttttttttttttttaattttatttatttggatataaataataatagtaaaattagtaaaagtgggaaataaaaaacaattgTTAGGGGaatgatttaaaaatataaaatagaataattcaaattgggatgaattttttttttttgattattttctaacctaaataaaagatatatacCTTAATACAAATTTAAGTATACACATATACAGTTGTGTTTGTAATATTCTGATTAAAttgatatacatatataatataaatattgaaaagaaaaatattttacatatatagaCTTATCAATGGGttggtatatatatacatatattattaattataatttttttgtaaaaatttaagtaaaaatttaagtaaaaaattaagtaaaaaatatatttttttacaaatttccaagtatttttattgatatgATTAACAAGATTGTGtgcaaataattattatacacacaatatatatatatataaataacagaTTAAGACagattttcatatattatgAATGAGGATAAACCAAATTGTGAGGAAAATGATGGGGggaaacaaaataaaaagacGTTTAAGGATATAAAaggatataaaaatataaataatatcattAATTATTTGGTAACAGTTGGGGTATGGGAAATGTATACATATGAGTGGCTATTTAATagaaaaacatatttatattatcatacaTTATTAAAgggttattatttttatgataaaaataataatcttACCCTATTTAATgatcaaaatttttttttatatgtatgtacatttgaaaataccgaatttatttcatattttttttttaataattctccaacaaaaataaaattaactaGTTATACTAAAACTATGCAAGGAAGAAGAAATAAACAAGAAGATAGATTTATAGAAATTACagatttaacaaaatatataaacccaaatgattataaaactttatttttttataaagtaaaccctttttattttttttcaatttttgaTGGTCATAGAGGAATAAAAGCATGTGAATATTGTCTTAcacatattataataaatattatttattttttttataatcaccaaaatgtagaaaataaaaatggtaatGTAAATCGTGTAAATAgtgtaaataataatgataatgtaAATAGTGTAAACAATGTAAATAGTAATGATAATGTAAATAGTGTAAATAgtgtaaataataatgataatgtaaatagtgtaaataatttacaaCCCGAATTCAAAAACCAAAATAAAGATGACCCTATTGATAATAGTTCCGAGCAAACTATAAATCctcaagaaaaaaaaattgaaaaaaaaattgaaaaaaaagttgaaaaaaaaactgaaaaaaatataaacactTCAAATAGTGATCATGTGAATAACAAAAATGGGAGTCCATGCCCAGAAAATGACGAAAATGACGAAAAGGAAGAAAAGGGCGAAACTGACAAAAATAATGCAATTCCAAATTGTTATAACAATGATGATATCTCAGATTTGaacaatattaataaagaagACAATTccaacaaaaataaaaacaaacgttctaataataatgataataataataatataataaattatgaaaatgtaaaaaaaagaaaatgtgatgataaaaataatttggaaaatataaaaatatctaaggataatataaatgttaatGTGAcagaaaatggaaaaaatatagattcagatattaataataaaaatgataattctgagcaaattaataaatgtgaAGGAGTTgaaaataacataaaaaatgaagaaaattatgaaaaagaacaaaataataaaggaataaataaaaatgaatctgaaataaataatactaaacataataatgaagaaaatataaaatatttagatGAATTGTCAGATGATGAAATAatagaatatttaaaattagcTTTTTTGAAAACAGAtgaacaatttttaaaatcatcaaaattttcaaatCATGGATGTACAATAATTTCTTTAATcgttttcaaaaataaaatgtatatagTTAATCTGGGTGATTGTAGAGCTCTTGGAATTGTCAACATAAACAATGTATTGGTAATGTTTTTCCaagttttcattttttttattttaaaatgttaagatAAATCTTGATTTTatcaatataatttttccGATTTTTTTCTGATTTTTTTCCGATTTTTTTCTGATTTTTttctgattttttttttttttttttttttaacctAAAGAAATCAGAGGCTCTTTCGCATGACCATAAGCCAAATGATCCAAAGGAAAAGGagagaataaaaaaaatgggagGGGACGTTGTTTGTCTTCAAAATGTGTATAGAGTAAAAGCGAACATAAAGAAGGTATAGAAAAAGATGTTGAAATAAATGTTAACATGTTTATTaaaccattttttttaatttttcatatgATACAGAAAGTAAATATGTTCTAAAATAGTTTTATTtctatttacatttttttcttatacaCATTAACGTTTGTTATATATTGGGTCAACAAATTTTTAGGATAATTCTGAAAAGCCAAGTTTACTCGAAAGGTTATCTTTTAAGGATGAAGTTTATTTAGCAGGTACATAATTTAGTTCgctaaaaatggaaaaataaaataaataaaaaatgaaaaaaataaataaaaaatggaaaaaatgaaaaatactGTATGTGTGTGTGTACATATGTGGCCATACATTTGGCTGATGAAAACAATTTGAAGTCAAACTAAGATATATGTtgaatacaaattttaaatatgtatattttttttttataagtttCGAGAGCAATAGGAGATAAAGACTTTAAAcataataatgttatatcAGCTATACCTGATGTTATAtgtaaagaaatatatgatagttgtataaataaaaataataaaatgaatagtGCATGTctaacaaataataatgaaatagatgaaaattattttaaagatagtaatttatatttatcttcTGAGGAGataaattatcattttgttGTTATGGCTTGTGATGGTGTATGGGATACTCTATCAAATAaggtagaaaaaaaaaaaaaaaaaaaaaaaaaaaaaaaaaaaaaaaaaaaaaaaaaaaaaaaaaaaaaaagaaaaaaaaaaaaaattatttttaaactagttatataaacttatattatttagtctatttttgtgtttttttatttttaaactaGTTGTATAAACTTGTATTAATTTAGTCtatttttgtgtttttttattttataaggaTGTTACacaaattatacaaaaatatcaAAACGATCCAGATAAAGCTTGTAgtgaaattataaaaacagCATATGCTTATGGAAGTCAGGTATATATTtcattcaaaatatttttttttttattatattccattatcattaaatttagtaatataataaaactattttatttatacatttataattttctccatgtattttttttttttttatttcaggACAATTTAACTGCTATgcttttaaaatttttttaaacaaatcATAGATATAGAATATAAAGGAAATATTTTGGATATagattttttctttttgttttttattataagttaaaaatatattttggatatggcataaatatatgaatattattGTGCATACAATATGGtgtgaaataaaatattttccgAATTTTTTATGACATAgtcttataaaataaattttatctttttaagTTTACATTTTAATACACAAATTATTgtatttctctttttttttcttttttttctttatttttctttatttttattgtcttTTTTAACTTGCTAATTAAAACTCTTTAAAAGGcatttaatattatcatttggaaatgttcaaaaataaaaaaagggacaaaaaaaaatattttacaaaaacaCAAAATGGTGAGATAGCTAATTTTGTattacttaaaaaataaaacatgcatttttaaaatatgagAATAATAGTgtaacttaaaaaaaaatgtaacatCATAGTTAACAaaagtataaatatttttgacACATCGATGTATTTTTCATgcttttattaaaaattgtaagAATGTAAAGCATATTATACCCTTCAAAAATGTGTGCAACTAACTATATATCCTCtaacatattatatttgaaATTTTTTTGACTAATTTATTCTGaatttatgcatattaatTGTGTGTTTAAAAAGTTGTTATTGAGTGCAGGTACTGACGAGGCagttttatcaaaatatgacacggaattgtttttttttttttttttctttttttttttctttttttttttctttttttttttctttttttttcactttctATATACTCTCAAATATTTTTCCAACGCTGTGATAAACCATGAAAAAAATGTCGTGAGTAGTGTGTCTGAATGAGAACTTGGAAATGcattttgatatattatgGGATGTATATCAGAAGAGTAATAAGGCATttgaaaagaaaaatatttccatgcacaaataaataaatctcGTATTTTGGAAAGAGCTAgatttaaaacaatttggATTAATTCATTATCAACAATATCTTCTACATAAATTTGTTGTTTTTCTATATCGTCATCTTCGCATATTTCTTCATCTAAATGTTCCATcgttttatcattattattgccatcattattattgccatcattattattatcatcattattgtCATCACTATTTTCACATGTTTTAGTATATACACATTGACCATTTACATCGCTAGCTTCATATGtaatagaaaaagaaaaatctactttcgttttttttttttttgaagatggaataacaatattattaataaaaaaatcaattgatttatgatttatttgtgtacaatgtatttttatatttcggttaatattttcttttatattattatcaaggtttattaaaatttcattatttttatcttttaaattatttgtttgttcagctaaaatacaaaaaatcgATTTATCAATTAATACCCATTGAgcttttgttaatttttcatGAACATTTTTAGCTTGtttgaaaattatattttcaggTATTGTggtaatattattttgggtcatatttacaattttttttaatttattttcctcTTTTAATTTAACATTTAAAGGACgtaaataaaattgtatatgataattattttcgATTAAGTGTGCAGATATTCCTTCGAATTGAATTGAAACATTACTTTTGTTATCCAACAAATAGAACATATTCATTTCGTCTTTtgtaatattttcaaaaatgtagttattttctaaatatgcCCGTCCATTTTGGTCTCCTTTTACACTCTCCCCATTATGTTCGTTCTCTTCCCCTTTTACAGTCTCTCCATTATTTTCGTTCTCTTCCCCTTTTACAGTCTCCCCATTATGTTCGTTCTGTTCGCCCACATTTTTAATTGAAAAGGTAATGTGTGCGTATTGAGATTTAAAAGGAGAAAATGAAGGATATGGAGgccataataaaaatatagggTTTGTTGatattttccaaaaaatagatggtaaaaaaaaaaattcaactGATAATTCAGTACAATATGGGAAATTATTATCTATCTGCATATAATCAATTTCagaatattttgtatataaaattctccaatgttttattaattgattgataaaaaataaataatatttttgagCAATTATTCCATTTATCGAATTTAATTGTATCCTTTCATTTtcacaaattttttttaatttttctaatatcTCAATTCTGTTAGTAACAGAAATACATATATcttgtttattttcttttggGTCTCTATAAtaattacatttatttaaagataaatattttgttcctttatcataatttaatGTGCCTAATATCATATCAAATAATATCataatttcttttaattcattttctaCTAATATTCTATATTCTTCTCCTTTATTCCATtcactattatttttcaaatttaaatcattactattttctattttatatttttccatttctgAACAAAATATTTGTGCATATTGTTGTAAatgttgtttatttttattttcttcatttggTACTTCTTCAAAAGCTAGTGAACCATCAGGTAGATATCTCAATAATTGATAATCTCCTTTTCCATATGGTTCTAACTTTAGGTTTATATCATTAAGTTTGTCTCCAATTATTTGTGTATCTTCCTCTTCATTTTtgttatctatattattgtttGTTCTCTTTTCATTTgccttcatttttttaatatattaaaaatttattattttccaaattatatgtatataaatatatgtgtatttaTATCGCACATAATTATTTCCTTTTAAAATGTTAATGTGAATAAATGctaaaatgatatatatatataatcaaataTATGGAAAggtgtaaatatataattttcaatGTATATTCATTTGTTCATAAAACAAAAGTAAAGATTTTGATAtacatttatgtttttaCAAGTAGTAAATTATTTATCAGATTTTTCGAAAAAAGAATCTCTATATAAATTATGCGgtgttttttattaattacaaaattttgtaatataatattatttatttgtactTTTCTATATActcatgtatatatgtatatctatttaattttgttgtgcattttttttacaatcttttttgaataaaaccaactatattatgtatgtatatgtatgtatgtatatgtatgtatatatacccATTACCAATAATCACTCCCCTATTATATTGCatacataatataatattttttttttggcgctttattttataaaattatatgaacacTTAACATTAGCAatgtaaaatttattaatttttttttgtttttttaaaaattattactaaacaaattttaaagaataACCATAAGTTTTAATACATGGGTATTATTTCATAGTTCCGCGATGAAGGATACACAAATAAACCAAAGAAAAGATAAATCAATGAATtcgaaaaataaattattaaataatacagatatataaataattctaTAAACAAGTATTATACtaagttattattttttttagtaatattttCTCTACTTTTATAAATCAGTAAATTATTAATTCCGTAAAACCAgtaaaaaatggtaaaatgATAAtccaatattattttttagctATCTATAAAAACGCATGATATGTGCTTACAATAATTTTCCTTCTTATAACTTTTATGCATTATATTAAATGTTGTAAGAAGGGAAAACAATAGtttcatataatatacacacgtgtatctttatttatatatgtatgaatATATTCAATGTGTTATTcatttctatatttatatatacatattttttattaactgTGCAGCTTTTTTTTACGTTTTTTCAACAACTAGCTGAAAAAAATCAACATATAACCAtcgaattaaaaaatgactTACAAATATCAGGGGTATTACATTCAGTAGATCAATATCTAAACAttaaattaacaaatatatcaGTTAATAATCCGGAGAAATATCCACATTTAGTAAGTTTTGCATTTATTTTGGTCCAAAAAatcgaaataaaataaaaaatatactttcATATATCACaatgaatattatttattttatgcaCGTACATAATATTTgctaataattttatttcactttaaataattaaaaatttaataatataagacATTTAATGAATAATTTGGGTATTCCCATGTTTGTAATGATAATAAGTAAAACAATTTACACAaaatttattcattatttatatttatatttatgtttacatttttttagttaTCCATTAAATCATGTTTTGTAAGAGGGTCAGTAGTGAGGTATGTGTTTTTACCATCAAATGAAGTTAATGTTGAAAAATTACGTCATATGTGTAGACAAGAAGCGAAAATGATTTCAgacaaagaaaaaaataacccCAAGTAGGACATAATAAGTCGAAGTTAGTTATAATGGAACATAATTTATTGtaaaacataatttattGTAAAACAGGAATGGTGgaattattactattatcattatcattatcattatcattgttgtttatttttttttttttttagctagCTATACAAACTGTGTGTTAAAGAATAAAAACGAACgaaataaaattgaattaTAAAAGCTTAATAATTTGCACAcacttttataaaaattatattttttggctTAATTTTTGTAGCATTAATGTTGCacacattttttgttttaaattacAAAGAacttgaaaaataaaaaaaattaataattttatttttttattagtaATTTTTTGGGGATAAAACTATGGTTATAAATGGCAACATTTGTCGTCATATAATTGTGTGTATACAAACACAATataaaatcataaaaaaaggATGTTAAAAAAGGAATGATAAAAAGGAATGATAAAAAGgaatgataaaaaaagaatataaaaaaagaatgtTACAAAAGaatgtttaaaaaattgtttatttaattatgttTTGCCCAGCCTATAAGTTGGGGAAGTAATAAATTAGTAgctttttgaaaaaataaaaattctgAAAATGGGCAACTAACATGTAACtcttcataattatttttttgatcttcatttatattagtattttcAGTAACTTccatatctatattatttatatcattaaaattattattttcggTAATATTGGATggattatatttatattttataa
Proteins encoded in this region:
- a CDS encoding 40S ribosomal protein S9, putative, which gives rise to MPKSYRNYSKTARNPKRPFEKERLDQELKLIGEYGLKNKREIWRVQYLLAKIRSAARYLLTLDEKSPKRIFQGEALLRRMVRQGLLGENEEKLDYVLGLTLPKLLERRLQTKVFKLGLAKSVHHARVLIRQRHIRVGKQMVDIPSFLVRIDSEKHIDFATASPFGGSRPGRVKRKTLRNQKEKAEGDDN
- a CDS encoding mediator of RNA polymerase II transcription subunit 17, putative, whose protein sequence is MKANEKRTNNNIDNKNEEEDTQIIGDKLNDINLKLEPYGKGDYQLLRYLPDGSLAFEEVPNEENKNKQHLQQYAQIFCSEMEKYKIENSNDLNLKNNSEWNKGEEYRILVENELKEIMILFDMILGTLNYDKGTKYLSLNKCNYYRDPKENKQDICISVTNRIEILEKLKKICENERIQLNSINGIIAQKYYLFFINQLIKHWRILYTKYSEIDYMQIDNNFPYCTELSVEFFFLPSIFWKISTNPIFLLWPPYPSFSPFKSQYAHITFSIKNVGEQNEHNGETVKGEENENNGETVKGEENEHNGESVKGDQNGRAYLENNYIFENITKDEMNMFYLLDNKSNVSIQFEGISAHLIENNYHIQFYLRPLNVKLKEENKLKKIVNMTQNNITTIPENIIFKQAKNVHEKLTKAQWVLIDKSIFCILAEQTNNLKDKNNEILINLDNNIKENINRNIKIHCTQINHKSIDFFINNIVIPSSKKKKTKVDFSFSITYEASDVNGQCVYTKTCENSDDNNDDNNNDGNNNDGNNNDKTMEHLDEEICEDDDIEKQQIYVEDIVDNELIQIVLNLALSKIRDLFICAWKYFSFQMPYYSSDIHPIIYQNAFPSSHSDTLLTTFFSWFITALEKYLRVYRK
- a CDS encoding U6 snRNA-associated Sm-like protein LSm2, putative, translating into MLFFTFFQQLAEKNQHITIELKNDLQISGVLHSVDQYLNIKLTNISVNNPEKYPHLLSIKSCFVRGSVVRYVFLPSNEVNVEKLRHMCRQEAKMISDKEKNNPK
- a CDS encoding protein phosphatase PPM9, putative: MNEDKPNCEENDGGKQNKKTFKDIKGYKNINNIINYLVTVGVWEMYTYEWLFNRKTYLYYHTLLKGYYFYDKNNNLTLFNDQNFFLYVCTFENTEFISYFFFNNSPTKIKLTSYTKTMQGRRNKQEDRFIEITDLTKYINPNDYKTLFFYKVNPFYFFSIFDGHRGIKACEYCLTHIIINIIYFFYNHQNVENKNGNVNRVNSVNNNDNVNSVNNVNSNDNVNSVNSVNNNDNVNSVNNLQPEFKNQNKDDPIDNSSEQTINPQEKKIEKKIEKKVEKKTEKNINTSNSDHVNNKNGSPCPENDENDEKEEKGETDKNNAIPNCYNNDDISDLNNINKEDNSNKNKNKRSNNNDNNNNIINYENVKKRKCDDKNNLENIKISKDNINVNVTENGKNIDSDINNKNDNSEQINKCEGVENNIKNEENYEKEQNNKGINKNESEINNTKHNNEENIKYLDELSDDEIIEYLKLAFLKTDEQFLKSSKFSNHGCTIISLIVFKNKMYIVNLGDCRALGIVNINNVLKSEALSHDHKPNDPKEKERIKKMGGDVVCLQNVYRVKANIKKDNSEKPSLLERLSFKDEVYLAVSRAIGDKDFKHNNVISAIPDVICKEIYDSCINKNNKMNSACLTNNNEIDENYFKDSNLYLSSEEINYHFVVMACDGVWDTLSNKDVTQIIQKYQNDPDKACSEIIKTAYAYGSQDNLTAMLLKFF